In one Musa acuminata AAA Group cultivar baxijiao chromosome BXJ2-5, Cavendish_Baxijiao_AAA, whole genome shotgun sequence genomic region, the following are encoded:
- the LOC103983707 gene encoding LOW QUALITY PROTEIN: uncharacterized protein LOC103983707 (The sequence of the model RefSeq protein was modified relative to this genomic sequence to represent the inferred CDS: inserted 1 base in 1 codon) has protein sequence MAEDLQLNEIEVKLSGEVGENEKESLTNGDTDLPSKEGNKEEEESPSDGEYIKVEKEILVDAKQSSHLLNLIMEVEENLIAVNHQSGNSEANVNFMETREKIKELKVQFETILAKFSSSEAEKALLKSKFELTNDKLDKMSKHRKELELRQKLMKNQISEAERKHTLQLESHQEALKATEMKHKELVDIRESFTGLSAELESSRRRIKALEEELLSSVSELHKAEEXSKSSSLQAELESRKVLELEKMLEVAHVTAKETEAQVSNLQEELKELYEKIAEKKQVEQELQSTSLELSKFQEKLEISKSEAAQLEQNLVSKDAAMHKLIEELNLHKVSDEQLRTNVTVLENMLSASKEDLQTKLVNFEELELTLQEKVKEREMFEACFKDQEVQISSLRNDLSNLAVEKATLDSIVTELNTKLLEKEELHTKFEAKLNVADQDFKKTDSLLSQALSYKDDLEKKLELVEQLHHESRTVTEAATKRNIELEDLVHASNAAEEDLRSQLKDSEMRLASTEKRIMELGQQINLAEIRYLDAQSEIKELNEKITELTASLKEVDEENALSRRRFEGYDDRVDQLESSLSKSFSRNVELENELNDLMKECAEHEEHATARHHHSLKLEDLVQSSHSRAEDAEKRAAELELLLEAANYRMQELEQLLSITEAKHRDVEVESKQYSSKVSELLTELVAYQTQTQSLEAKLQAANEKERELTDILNIVTEERKKIEDLSINQGEKLYESENQIQILQNELKYLREKVEGVQKDLDNSSVREKELLEKLRYAGEQLGHHVKIVEEVTSRNIELNSLNESLVKDSELKLQEVEVSFKERESEAKELHGKLKSLEEQLAFYKEQAIEATESVSSLKAELEAGAVKLVSLVNNVEELKQKVSEANLRGEQTISENELLSLTNSKLREELEAQQHEVNELNELLKSIHAEKEATDEQLASHASTIMQLTDEHSRGLELQFATESRLKENEAQLHEAIEKYKQREMQARELNEKLLALETQLRNHEEQASLSAISATSQKGKLEEALCKIQDLDGHVQQLKAKSDQFRTENEGLARQNARFSEELAAYETKMNELQVALNAAVTEKEDISVQLLASKKEMMDLVQLHNSDKEKLQSQITSAMEEHNMVREMYHKATKELESTIVQLEEKLSEKKAREDSLNSLTENLKAQLAEKSLMQSHIPELEQKLLLAEKTYIQEIESMATAAAQKDAVLSAKLGEHTSVLQERDALEQQLREVLQELDLARRTIIEQKELDSVKELERQASMKQSLDALESKNQHATLLEKQVEGLQQKLQEAEAHYREKVIEENTKLALVEVELNELRLKQSQTTEMEKKIAELENTLHLARTSAEEVKNETSQAEMQDAAIEVKSRDLGLDTSTLSKRKSKKRSDRVHHDTNTATVSPNAQVAPERSGAMAFKFILGVALVSIFIGVILGKRY, from the exons ATGGCTGAAGACTTGCAACTGAACGAGATTGAAGTGAAGCTATCCGGAGAG GTAGGTGAGAATGAAAAAGAAAGTTTAACAAATGGTGATACAGACTTACCGAGTAAAGAAGGAAATAAAGAAGAGGAGGAATCTCCATCAGATGGAGAATACATAAAGGTAGAGAAGGAAATATTGGTAGATGCAAAACAAAGTTCTCACCTGCTCAACCTGATAATGGAAGTGGAAGAAAACTTAATCGCTGTCAACCATCAATCAGGCAATTCGGAAGCAAATGTCAATTTTATGGAAACAAGAGAGAAGATCAAGGAGCTCAAGGTTCAATTTGAAACCATCCTTGCAAAATTTAGCAGTTCAGAAGCTGAAAAAGCTTTGCTAAAATCCAAGTTTGAACTAACAAATGACAAGTTAGACAAAATGAGCAAGCATCGCAAAGAGCTTGAACTTCGCCAGAAGTTGATGAAAAATCAGATTTCAGAGGCTGAACGGAAGCACACTTTGCAACTTGAATCCCATCAGGAAGCACTAAAAGCTACAGAGATGAAGCATAAGGAGCTTGTTGATATAAGGGAATCTTTCACTGGGTTGTCTGCCGAGCTGGAGAGCTCAAGAAGAAGGATAAAGGCACTTGAAGAAGAGTTACTATCCTCAGTTAGTGAGCTGCATAAAGCCGAAG ATAGTAAAAGCAGTAGTTTGCAAGCAGAGTTAGAATCAAGGAAAGTTCTGGAGTTAGAGAAGATGCTGGAAGTGGCACATGTGACTGCAAAGGAGACGGAAGCTCAAGTAAGTAATTTACAAGAGGAGTTGAAGGAACTCTATGAGAAGATTGCAGAAAAAAAGCAGGTTGAACAGGAACTTCAAAGTACTTCATTAGAGCTTTCAAAATTTCAGGAGAAGTTGGAAATCTCAAAATCAGAAGCAGCTCAACTGGAACAGAACCTTGTTTCTAAAGATGCTGCAATGCATAAACTTATTGAAGAACTAAATCTGCATAAGGTTTCTGATGAGCAGTTGAGAACAAATGTCACTGTGCTGGAAAATATGCTTTCTGCTTCAAAAGAAGATCTCCAAACGAAGCTTGTGAATTTTGAGGAATTGGAACTGACGCTTCAGGAGAAGGTAAAGGAAAGGGAAATGTTTGAAGCTTGCTTCAAGGACCAAGAAGTGCAGATATCAAGCTTAAGAAATGATTTGTCTAACTTGGCAGTAGAAAAGGCAACTCTAGATAGCATTGTGACTGAACTTAATACTAAATTGTTAGAGAAGGAGGAACTGCATACGAAATTTGAGGCCAAACTTAATGTGGCTGATCAGGATTTTAAGAAAACGGACTCACTTCTATCACAAGCATTATCATATAAAGATGACCTTGAGAAAAAGCTGGAATTGGTTGAACAGCTCCATCATGAATCCAGAACAGTTACTGAGGCTGCTACTAAAAGAAACATTGAGCTAGAAGATCTGGtccatgcatcaaatgcagcGGAAGAGGATCTTAGATCACAGCTGAAGGACAGTGAGATGAGATTGGCATCCACTGAGAAGAGAATTATGGAGCTTGGGCAACAAATAAATCTTGCAGAGATAAGATACCTTGATGCACAGAGTGAGATAAAGGAACTAAATGAGAAAATAACAGAGCTTACTGCTTCATTGAAAGAAGTAGATGAAGAAAATGCACTATCGAGGCGACGCTTTGAGGGTTATGATGACAGGGTCGACCAATTGGAATCTTCTTTGAGTAAGTCATTTTCGAGAAATGTAGAGCTTGAAAATGAGCTTAATGATCTCATGAAAGAGTGTGCAGAACATGAGGAACATGCTACAGCAAGACATCACCACAGTCTCAAGCTGGAAGACTTGGTTCAGTCATCTCATTCAAGGGCTGAAGATGCTGAAAAGAGAGCAGCAGAATTAGAACTATTGTTGGAAGCTGCTAATTATCGGATGCAGGAACTTGAGCAACTACTGAGCATCACAGAGGCAAAACATAGAGATGTTGAGGTCGAATCAAAGCAATACAGCAGCAAGGTCTCTGAGCTTCTTACAGAACTTGTAGCATATCAGACACAAACACAGAGTCTTGAAGCTAAGCTGCAAGCTGCAAACGAGAAGGAGAGGGAGTTGACAGATATCCTAAATATAGTTaccgaagaaagaaaaaaaattgaggatCTGTCTATTAATCAGGGTGAGAAACTTTATGAATCTGAGAATCAAATTCAGATATTGCAAAATGAGTTGAAATATTTAAGAGAGAAAGTGGAAGGTGTTCAGAAAGACCTTGACAATTCAAGTGTTCGAGAGAAAGAGCTACTTGAGAAGCTTAGATATGCTGGAGAACAGTTAGGACATCATGTAAAGATTGTAGAGGAAGTTACTTCAAGAAATATAGAATTGAATTCACTAAACGAATCATTAGTCAAGGATTCAGAGTTGAAACTCCAGGAAGTAGAAGTGAGCTTCAAGGAAAGGGAGTCTGAAGCTAAAGAATTGCATGGTAAGTTAAAATCTCTTGAGGAACAATTGGCATTTTATAAAGAACAGGCAATCGAAGCTACTGAAAGTGTTTCCTCGCTAAAGGCAGAGTTGGAGGCAGGTGCAGTGAAACTGGTTTCCCTTGTAAACAATGTTGAGGAGCTTAAGCAAAAGGTCTCAGAAGCTAATTTAAGAGGTGAACAGACAATTTCTGAAAATGAGTTGCTGTCTTTGACAAACTCCAAGCTCAGGGAGGAGTTGGAAGCTCAGCAACACGAAGTCAATGAGCTTAATGAGTTGTTGAAATCCATCCATGCCGAGAAGGAGGCTACTGATGAGCAACTCGCATCTCATGCAAGTACAATAATGCAATTAACTGATGAACATTCAAGAGGCCTGGAGCTCCAATTTGCAACTGAATCTCGTCTTAAAGAAAATGAAGCCCAGCTGCATGAAGCTATTGAGAAATACAAGCAGAGAGAGATGCAAGCAAGAGAACTGAATGAAAAGCTGCTTGCACTTGAAACTCAGTTAAGAAATCATGAAGAACAGGCCAGTCTGTCAGCTATTTCTGCTACAAGTCAGAAGGGCAAATTAGAAGAGGCTCTATGCAAGATACAGGATCTGGATGGACATGTTCAGCAATTAAAAGCCAAGTCCGATCAATTCAGAACTGAGAACGAAGGTTTAGCCAGACAAAATGCAAGGTTCTCTGAGGAGCTTGCGGCATATGAGACTAAAATGAATGAATTACAAGTAGCATTAAATGCAGCCGTTACAGAGAAAGAAGACATATCTGTACAACTTCTTGCTTCCAAGAAAGAAATGATGGATCTCGTGCAGCTGCATAACTCTGATAAAGAAAAACTCCAGTCACAG ATAACCTCTGCTATGGAGGAGCACAACATGGTCAGAGAAATGTACCATAAGGCAACGAAAGAACTTGAATCAACCATAGTCCAGTTGGAAGAAAAACTAAGTGAAAAGAAAGCAAGGGAAGACTCTCTTAATTCTCTCACAGAAAATCTTAAAGCACAGTTGGCTGAGAAATCTCTTATGCAATCACATATTCCAGAGCTTGAACAAAAGTTGTTGTTAGCTGAGAAAACATATATCCAAGAG ATTGAAAGCATGGCAACAGCTGCTGCCCAAAAAGATGCAGTACTATCAGCTAAACTAGGAGAGCACACAAGCGTACTCCAAGAAAGAGATGCCTTAGAACAGCAATTaagggaagttctgcaggaacttgATTTGGCACGAAGAACCATTATAGAACAG AAAGAATTGGACTCAGTGAAGGAGTTGGAAAGGCAAGCTTCCATGAAGCAGTCACTTGATGCATTGGAGTCTAAGAATCAGCACGCCACACTTCTAGAAAAACAAGTCGAGGGACTTCAGCAGAAGCTACAAGAAGCCGAAGCCCATTATAGAGAGAAG GTTATAGAAGAAAACACAAAGCTTGCACTTGTTGAGGTGGAGCTTAATGAATTAAGACTTAAACAGAGTCAAACCACTGAAATGGAAAAGAAGATAGCAGAGCTTGAAAACACATTGCACTTGGCCCGCACAAGTGCCGAAGAG GTTAAGAATGAGACCTCACAAGCGGAGATGCAGGATGCTGCGATCGAGGTGAAATCAAGAGATCTTGGACTGGACACGTCAACATTGTCCAAGAGAAAAAGCAAGAAAAGAAGTGACAGAGTCCACCACGATACAAATACTGCTACTGTTAGTCCAAATGCGCAAGTCGCTCCAGAGCGTTCAGGAGCCATGGCCTTCAAGTTCATCTTGGGAGTAGCCTTGGTATCAATATTCATTGGCGTTATTCTTGGAAAGCGATATTAG
- the LOC135611944 gene encoding phosphoglycerate kinase, cytosolic-like: MATKKSVGALTEADLKGKKVFVRVDLNVPLDENLKVTDDTRIRASVPTIKYLMERGARIILASHLGRPKGVTPKYSLKPVVPRLSELLGVNVAMANDCIGVEVEKLISALPDGGVLLLENVRFYKEEEKNDPEFAKKLASLADLYVNDAFGTAHRAHASTEGVTKYLKPSVAGFLMQKELDYLVGAVANPKKPFAAIVGGSKVSTKIGVMESLLEKVDILILGGGMIFTFYKAQGYSVGSSLVEEDKLNLATSLLEKAKSKGVSLLLPTDVVVADKFAADAESKIVPASGIPDGWMGLDIGPDSIKSFSGTLESTKTIIWNGPMGVFEYEKFAVGTEAIAKKLADLSGSGVTTIIGGGDSVAAVEKVGLAAKMSHISTGGGASLELLEGKTLPGVLALDDA, from the exons ATGGCGACGAAGAAGAGTGTTGGTGCGCTGACGGAAGCCGATCTTAAGGGGAAGAAGGTGTTCGTGAGGGTGGATCTGAACGTTCCCTTGGACGAGAACCTGAAGGTCACCGATGACACCCGGATCCGCGCCTCCGTCCCGACGATCAAGTACTTGATGGAACGCGGCGCCAGGATCATCCTTGCTAGTCATTTG GGTCGCCCCAAAGGTGTCACTCCAAAGTACAGCTTGAAGCCAGTTGTCCCTAGGCTATCTGAGCTTCTTGGTGTTAAT GTTGCGATGGCCAACGACTGTATTGGAGTGGAAGTTGAGAAATTGATTTCTGCATTACCAGATGGAGGTGTTCTGCTTCTTGAGAATGTAAGATTCtacaaggaggaagagaagaatgaTCCAGAGTTTGCAAAGAAGTTAGCATCATTGGCTGATCTCTATGTCAATGATGCCTTTGGCACTGCCCATAGAGCTCATGCTTCGACAGAGGGAGTCACCAAATATTTAAAGCCATCTGTTGCCGGCTTTCTTATGCAGAAG GAACTTGATTATCTTGTTGGTGCTGTAGCAAATCCCAAAAAACCTTTTGCTGCGATTGTTGGTGGCtctaaggtttcaaccaagattgGGGTGATGGAGTCATTGTTGGAGAAGGTAGATATTCTCATCCTTGGTGGGGGAATGATATTCACATTCTACAAGGCACAAGGCTATTCTGTTGGTTCATCACTAGTCGAGGAAGACAAGCTTAATCTTGCTACATCACTTCTCGAGAAAGCCAAGTCTAAAGGGGTGTCTCTCTTGTTGCCTACTGATGTGGTTGTAGCTGACAAGTTTGCTGCAGATGCAGAGAGCAAG ATTGTACCAGCGTCTGGAATTCCTGATGGCTGGATGGGTTTAGACATCGGTCCTGATTCCATCAAGTCATTCAGTGGAACTTTAGAGAGCACCAAGACCATCATTTGGAATGGACCCATGGGTGTGTTCGAGTATGAAAAATTCGCAGTGGGGACTGAG GCGATTGCAAAGAAGTTGGCTGATCTGAGTGGATCAGGGGTCACAACCATCATCGGAGGTGGTGACTCGGTGGCCGCTGTTGAGAAGGTCGGACTTGCTGCTAAGATGAGCCACATTTCAACCGGAGGAGGTGCTAGTTTGGAGCTGTTGGAGGGCAAGACTCTTCCAGGTGTTCTTGCTCTTGATGATGCCTAA
- the LOC103983705 gene encoding probable gamma-aminobutyrate transaminase 3, mitochondrial gives MASGLLRSKAGMAIRNVARFQGHAPRCTTYAAARLMSSTAPLQSESTEVRGFKGHDMLAPFTAGWQTTDLHPLVIEKSEGSYVYDINGKKYLDALAGLWCTALGGNEPRLIAAATAQLNKLPFYHSFWNRTTKPSLDLAKEILEIFTARKMGKVFFTNSGSEANDSQVKLVWYYNNALGRPNKKKFIARSKSYHGSTLISASLSGLPALHQKFDLPAPFVLHTDCPHYWRFHLPGETEEEFSTRLANNLENLILKEGPDTIAAFIAEPVMGAGGVIPPPKTYFEKIQAVVKKYDILFIADEVITAFGRLGTMFGCDKYKIQPDLVSIAKALSSAYMPIGATLVSPEIVEVIQSQSNKLGSFSHGFTYSGHPVSCAVALEALKIYKEREIPSHVSAISPRFQEGIRTFSGSPIIGEIRGTGLILGTEFSDNKSPNDPFPPEWGVGAIFGSECEKRGMLIRVAGDNTMMSPSLVMTPDEVDELVSIYGDALRSTEEKVAELKSKRTQ, from the exons ATGGCGAGTGGTCTCCTTCGATCCAAG GCTGGCATGGCCATCAGGAATGTAGCAAGGTTCCAGGGGCATGCCCCTCGATGCACAACTTATGCAGCTGCAAGGCTGATGAGTTCGACGGCACCTCTTCAATCTGAATCAACAGAAGTAAGAGG GTTCAAGGGACATGATATGTTAGCACCGTTCACTGCTGGATGGCAAACCACTGATTTGCATCCTCTAGTCATCGAAAAATCGGAG GGATCCTATGTTTATGACATCAATGGGAAGAAATATCTTGATGCTCTTGCTGGGTTATGGTGTACAGCTTTAG GTGGAAATGAACCACGGCTTATTGCTGCAGCAACTGCACAGTTAAATAAATTGCCATTCTATCATTCCTTTTGGAACCGTACCACAAAACCATCCCTG GATCTTGCAAAGGAAATTCTTGAGATTTTCACAGCTAGGAAAATGGGAAAGGTCTTCTTCACCAACAGTGGTTCAGAAGCTAATGATTCCCAG GTGAAGCTGGTTTGGTACTATAACAATGCATTGGGAAGGCCAAACAAGAAGAAATTTATAGCACGTTCAAAATC GTATCATGGATCAACATTAATATCTGCCAGTCTTTCTGG TCTTCCAGCTTTACACCAGAAGTTTGATCTGCCAGCACCATTTGTTTTGCACACAGATTGCCCTCACTACTGGCGCTTTCACCTTCCTG GCGAGACGGAGGAGGAATTTTCAACTAGATTGGCAAATAACTTGGAGAATCTTATTCTGAAAGAAGGACCAGACACG ATTGCTGCATTCATTGCTGAACCTGTCATGGGTGCTGGAGGTGTTATACCTCCTCCAAAGACATATTTTGAAAAG ATTCAAGCTGTTGTAAAGAAGTACGATATCCTTTTTATCGCAGATGAG GTCATTACTGCTTTTGGAAGGCTAGGGACGATGTTTGGATGTGACAAATATAAGATCCAGCCTGATCTTGTCTCCATAGCAAAA gctctttcatcagcatacaTGCCAATTGGTGCAACACTTGTTAGCCCAGAAATAGTTGAAGTTATACAGTCACAAAGTAACAAACTCG GTTCATTTTCTCATGGATTCACATATTCGGGGCATCCAGTTTCTTGTGCTGTTGCTTTGGAAGCACTTAAGATTTATAA GGAAAGAGAGATACCTAGCCATGTGTCAGCGATCTCTCCCAGGTTCCAGGAGGGCATCAGAACCTTTTCAGGAAGTCCCATCATTGGTGAG ATACGTGGGACAGGGTTGATTCTTGGAACTGAGTTCAGTGACAACAAATCTCCGAATGACCCATTCCCTCCTGAATGGG GAGTAGGTGCAATCTTTGGGTCAGAGTGTGAGAAGCGTGGGATGCTGATTCGAGTTGCTGGGGATAACACGATGATGTCTCCTTCCCTCGTAATGACCCCAGATGAAGTTGATGAA TTGGTAAGCATCTACGGAGACGCGCTGAGGAGCACGGAGGAGAAGGTGGCAGAGCTGAAATCCAAGAGAACACAGTAG
- the LOC135611946 gene encoding protein SRC2-like, with product MAAYRTIEVTLISAKDLNDVNVFSKMDVYAVVTIAGDPRSSQRTPTDKNGGKSPSWNATLRFYVPVDPAAAGRLVLHVLLRAERTLGDRDVGEVQIPLKELLVDGGGKPLSGPQFVSYQVRKTGSGKPKGVLNLSYKFLDAPAAAADHAPAPPPPVAYPAAAPPPAGYPAPGTDSKPAVAYPAAAPPPPAGYPAPGTDSKPANPVTVNPAPGSSGPAYPPPGKDFKTGEPATAYPPPGPSEPYPHAYPPPPQYGYAAPPAGYGYPAPPQQYGYAPPPSGYGYPPPQAGYGYGAAQPPKKKKFGAGMGAGLGAGLLGGAIGGLLIGDMVSDAGSYDAGYDAGFDDAGGFDF from the coding sequence ATGGCGGCGTATAGGACGATCGAGGTGACGCTGATCTCGGCCAAGGACCTCAACGATGTCAACGTCTTCTCCAAGATGGACGTCTACGCCGTGGTCACCATCGCGGGCGATCCTCGGTCCAGCCAGCGTACTCCGACAGATAAGAACGGCGGCAAGAGCCCCTCTTGGAACGCCACCCTCCGCTTCTACGTCCCCGTTGATCCCGCCGCAGCCGGGCGCCTCGTCCTCCACGTCCTCCTCCGTGCCGAGCGCACTCTCGGCGATCGAGACGTTGGGGAGGTGCAGATCCCCCTCAAGGAGCTCCTTGTGGACGGCGGAGGCAAGCCCTTGTCCGGCCCCCAGTTCGTCAGCTACCAGGTCCGCAAGACCGGGTCCGGCAAGCCCAAGGGCGTCCTCAACCTCTCCTACAAGTTCCTCGACGCCCCTGCCGCCGCGGCCGACCACGCGCCCGCGCCGCCGCCCCCCGTCGCGTATCCTGCCGCGGCACCTCCCCCCGCAGGCTATCCCGCTCCGGGGACGGATTCCAAGCCCGCCGTCGCGTACCCTGCCGCAGCACCTCCTCCGCCCGCAGGCTACCCCGCTCCGGGGACGGATTCCAAGCCCGCCAACCCCGTAACGGTGAACCCCGCCCCAGGGAGCAGCGGCCCGGCGTATCCTCCGCCGGGGAAGGACTTCAAGACCGGTGAGCCCGCAACCGCCTACCCGCCGCCCGGCCCATCTGAGCCCTACCCACATGCCTACCCACCGCCGCCGCAGTACGGGTACGCGGCGCCACCTGCCGGGTACGGGTACCCGGCTCCGCCCCAGCAGTACGGCTACGCTCCTCCTCCGTCAGGGTACGGGTACCCGCCGCCACAGGCGGGGTACGGATACGGGGCGGCGCAGCcgccgaagaagaagaagttcgGGGCTGGGATGGGGGCGGGGCTTGGCGCGGGGCTCCTGGGCGGCGCCATCGGCGGCCTCCTCATCGGGGATATGGTGTCAGACGCGGGTTCTTACGACGCGGGATACGACGCCGGCTTCGACGATGCCGGCGGTTTCGACTTCTAA